One genomic window of Camelina sativa cultivar DH55 chromosome 5, Cs, whole genome shotgun sequence includes the following:
- the LOC104787517 gene encoding acyl carrier protein 2, mitochondrial-like, which yields MAARGALLRYLRVNVNPTIRNPRECALPFTVLLRRFSEEVRGSFLDKSEVTDRVLSVVKNFQKVDPSKVSPKSHFQNDLGLDSLDTVEVVMALEEEFGFEIPDTDADKIHSINLAVDFIASHPQAK from the exons ATGGCGGCGAGAGGTGCTTTGCTTAGATATCTGAGAGTCAACGTGAATCCAACAATTCGAAACCCTAGAGAATGTGCACTCCCTTTCACCGTTCTTCTCCGCCGTTTCTCGGAGGAAGTAAGAGGCTCTTTCCTTGACAAATCTGAGGTCACAGATCGCGTTCTCTCCGTCGTCAAAAACTTCCAAAAAGTCGATCCTTCTAAG GTTTCACCAAAATCCCATTTCCAAAACGATCTCGGGTTGGACAGTTTGGACACTGTGGAAGTTGTGATGGCATTGGAGGAGGAATTTGGGTTTGAGATCCCTGATACTGACGCAGACAAGATCCATTCCATCAATCTAGCCGTTGACTTTATTGCATCTCATCCTCAGGCTAAGTGA
- the LOC104789534 gene encoding uncharacterized protein LOC104789534, producing the protein MVMMMVLMANEVSIKKGEGEMKMMPLMEEKFMVMNETRRKLGSFQICSVCTCCGGAKGLCLPSPCCYAINCNIPNRPFGYCSFTPKTCNCFGCHI; encoded by the exons atggtgatgatgatggtgttgatg GCAAATGAGGTGTCAATCaaaaaaggagaaggagagatgaagatgatgccaTTGATGGAGGAGAAGTTTATGGTGATGAATGAAACAAGAAGGAAGCTTGGGAGTTTTCAGATATGTTCAGTTTGTACTTGTTGTGGTGGTGCTAAAGGTCTTTGCTTGCCTTCACCTTGTTGCTATGCTATTAACTGCAACATCCCTAATAGACCTTTTGGTTACTGCTCTTTCACTCCCAAAACTTGCAATTGCTTTGGCTGCCATATCTGA